AGAACAAAACAGATCAGCCGCAAGCGCCTTTCGACAAGCAACATGAACCGCAAACGCCACTTGGGCCAGTTTTCCCGTGAGCGCATCCATTCGCGGTAGCGCGGCCGCAAGAGCTTGGCCAAAAGATGCGCAACAATGAAAAGCACGAGCGCAATAACGATCTGATAGGCATTCCAAGGCCGCAACAAGCCTTCTAAAAAGCCCTGCGCCTTGTCCGCCAATGACAACGCAATCTCTTGCGCTTCATTCACAACAGCTCCCGAGGCCTGCTCTGGCGCGGATGTGGCGGGCGCGCTGGCCTCTGGCAGATTTGGGCGTGTGGCCAATGTCGTTTCGTTTTCCATGCGGTCTCTTTTCTTTTCAGAGTTACATGTGCAGGCCAAGCGGACAAGACCAAGCCATCAAACTCTTGCAGGCAAGCCGCCCAAGCTGTATCTGTTTGGCCATGACACAGATATTTGACATCGACGACCGCGCCCGCCTGCGCGAACGCTTCTTCTCCGAAGAACGCCTCGTCGCGGCGTGCCTCTAAGCCGCACCCGCCTGTCTTTTCGACCGCCACCATTCAACATTCTTTATACGGGAGAGGACACATGTCCCCCAAAACACTCTATGATAAAATCTGGGATGCCCACGTCGCCCATGAAGCCGAGGATGGCACCTGCCTTCTCTACATTGATCGTCACCTTGTCCACGAAGTGACATCGCCACAGGCGTTTGAAGGCCTGCGCATGACGGGCCGCAAGGTTCGCGCACCAGAAAAAACAATCGCTGTGCCCGATCACAACGTCCCCACAACGCTTGACCGCGCCAAAGGCATCGAAAACGAAGAGAGCCGCATCCAAGTCGATGCGCTGGACAAGAACGCCCGCGAATTTGGCGTGCACTATTATCCCGTTTCCGACGTTCGCCAAGGCATCGTTCACATCGTTGGCCCTGAGCAAGGTTGGACGCTTCCGGGCATGACAGTCGTCTGCGGCGACAGCCACACAGCGACTCACGGCGCCTTTGGTGCGCTCGCCCACGGCATCGGCACATCAGAGGTCGAGCACGTGCTCGCCACCCAAACGCTGATCCAGAAAAAATCCAAGAACATGAAAGTCGAGATCACTGGCAAACTGATGCCCGGCGTGACCGCAAAAGACATCACCCTTGCCGTCATCGGCGAGACAGGCACAGCTGGCGGCACTGGCTATGTCATCGAATATTGCGGCGAAGCGATCAGCGATCTCTCGATGGAAGGCCGCATGACTGTTTGCAACATGGCCATCGAAGGCGGCGCGCGCGCAGGCCTTATTGCGCCTGACGAAACAACATACGCCTATGTCAAAGGCCGGCCCCACGCTCCCAAAGGCGCACAGTGGGAAGCCGCCCTCAACTGGTGGAAAACGCTCTACACAGACGAAGACGCCGTGTTTGACAAAGTCGTGACGCTTAAGGGCGAAGACATCCAACCCGTTGTCACTTGGGGCACATCGCCCGAAGACGTTCTTCCAATTACAGGCGTTGTTCCTCACCCCGAGAGCTTCAAGGGCGGCAAAGTCGACGCGGCCAAGCGCGCGCTTGAGTATATGGGTCTTACTGCGGGCCAGAAGCTCACAGACATTCAGATCGACACAGTCTTCATCGGCTCTTGCACAAACGGGCGCATCGAAGATTTGCGCGCTGCAGCCGCAATCCTGAAAGGCAAGAAAATCAAGGACGGCATGCGCGCCATGATCGTTCCAGGCTCGGGCCTTGTCCGTGCCCAAGCAGAAGAAGAAGGCTTGGCTGATATCTTCAAAGAGGCGGGCTTTGAATGGCGCCTCGCGGGCTGCTCCATGTGCCTCGCGATGAACCCAGACCAGCTCTCAGAAGGTGAGCGCTGCGCGGCCACCTCAAACCGCAACTTCGAAGGCCGCCAAGGCTACAAGGGCCGCACACACCTTGTGTCGCCTGCCATGGCCGCCGCCGCTGCCATCACAGGCCACCTCACAGACATTCGGGATATGATCTAATGGACAAGTTCGAAAAACTCTCAGGCATCGCCGCGCCGATGCCCCTCGTGAATATCGACACTGATATGATCATCCCCAAGGTGTTTCTAAAGTCGATTGCCCGCACAGGCTTTGGCAAAAATCTCTTTGACGAGATGCGCTACAACCGCGATGGCACAGAAGTCGCTGACTTCGTGCTCAACCAGCCCGCCTACCGCGAAGCGCAAATCCTTGTGGCCGGTGACAACTTCGGCTGTGGTTCCTCGCGCGAACACGCGCCTTGGGCCATCGCAGATTTTGGCATCAAGGCCGTCATTTCAACAAGCTTTGCCGACATCTTCTACAACAACTGCTTCAAGAACGGCATCCTGCCGATCGTCTTGCCGCAAGAGGCTGTCGATGTCTTGATGAAAGACGCTGAAAAGGGCGCCAACGCTCGCATGGATGTCGATCTCGAAGCTCAGACGGTGACGACTTCAGATGGTGACGTTTTCGCCTTTGAAGTAGATGCCTTCAAAAAGCACTGCCTGCTCGAAGGTCTGGATGACATTGCCCTGACCATGGAAAAGGCCGCCGCGATCGACACATTCGAAGCTACGGCAAGCCAGTCGCGCCCTTGGGTTTGAGCCGGCTCTAAAATATCAAGCGCGGCTGCAAGACAGCTCTCGTGGCCGCGCATTGAACACTTTGATGAAAACTCCCCAAATCTGTCCCTATGGGCAAAACTGCCCGATCGTACAAAATGTAGTAAAATTGTTTTGAAACGCCACATTTACGATCCACAATTGATGCAATCTCGCACCACTTGCTCCCTTAAAGCGCCCCATTTCCAAGCTCTTATCAACGCATGACTTGAGCTGTGAATCGAAAGAAGGCAAAAATTGGGCAAGATTGAGGCATACCGCCATAAAGAGCGGGTTCAAGTTGGAACAAGGACACGGCATCGTATCGTGACCGACCAAGTTGGAAGGATTGGGCAGTGTTTACTCGTGTAACTGGCGCAGCTTTGCGCGCTATATTAATGGCTTTTCTGGTGGCTATGCCATCACTCTTGCTTCCAAATGTCAGCACTGACACCAGCCAGATCACGGTCTTGGTGGCGCTTCTGGCCTTCTTGATGGTCTTCATCGAGTATTACAGCCAATATCCCTCAATCATCGAATTCCGCTACGCCTCGCCCTTCAACAGGCTGCGCTTTTTGGCATTGTTCGTGATTGTGACACTGCTCTCCGTCATTCTCGCCAGCCCCACAGGCTCCAATCCGATGGCCAATACGCTGACGCAGCTTGGCACGGCTTGGGGAACAGCTCTTGATTTCCCCTTCTCGCCTGTGCGGCTTGTCGTCCTGATGATGCCAGAATACGCCTCTGCCGAGCTGATCAGCTCTGTTCGCACCTCAGCAGGTATCGCCTATATGGTGTCGCTGGTCGCCCTTTTCATATTCGTCACAATGGTCCGCCTCCTCGGCTGGCCGACACGCAACCGCGCCTTTAACGTCTGGATCAACCTGCCCCTGTTTGACCCGACAGCAGGCGGCGATGTGGTCCACCGCCTCAAACGCGACGCAGGTCTTAACATTGTGTTAGGAATTTTACTACCATTCTTGATCCCAGCCATTGTGAAAGCTGCATCAAGCTTCATTGATCCGATCTCGATGCAGAATCCGCAAACCTTGATCTGGACGATGACAGCATGGGCCTTTCTTCCTGCCAGCATGATCATGCGTGGTATCGCCATGGGCCGGATCGCCGAGCTGATCGAGGAAAAGCGCAATCGCGCCTACTCAGAAGCCGAAAAAAGCGGATTGCAAACCGCCTCTGCCTGATCGTTTTCACACTCCTGCTCCTCGTTCCGTTAGCCTCCCCGCTTTCGGCAAAAGACCTGCGCATCGCCTTTTTTAGCGCGGGCCTCTCACGCAAAGGCCCAGGCCTCCTCTTACGCGACATCTCGCGCAAAGAGGCGCAGGCCCTTGCCGCCCGAGACGTGATCACACGCACAGATCCTGATATCCTCGTTCTCTCAGATTTTGACTATGATGCAGAGCTTTCCGCCCTGCGTGCCTTCGCTGATCTGCTCGCCGAAACAGCTGCGCCCTATCCCTACGCTTTCGCCCGCCGTCCCAATACGGGCTGGGCCACGGGCCTTGATATGGATGGGGATGGCCGGCTCGGTGGCCCCCGCGATTCACAAGGCTTTGGTTATTTTGCGGGCCAAGGCGGCCTCGCCGTCCTTTCTCGCTTCCCGATTGATGAGCCGCACCTTCAGGATTTCTCCGCCCTCCTCTGGCGCGATTTTCCCGAGGCGCTGCTGCCCACACACGCCAGCGGCGCCCCTTTCCCCTCCGATGCTGCTCTTGCCGCCCAACGCCTTTCAACAACAGCGCACTGGTCCCTGCCCGTCACCCTATCGAGCGGCCCGCTCACCTTGCTGATCAGCCAAGCCACACCACCCGTCTTTGACGGCGCAGAAGACCGGAACGGCAAGCGCAACCACGACGAAAATGCCCTCTGGCTACATCATATCGAAGGCCGCCTCGGCACGCCGCCCAGCGGCCCCTTCGTCCTCGCCTTCGGAGCCAATCTAGACCCCGCAGATGGCGCAGGGCGGCGCGAAGTGATGCAAGCCCTGCTCACTCACCCCCAGCTGCAAGACCCGCGCCCCAAAAGCCAAGGCGCGGCCTCCGCCGCCACTCCGGCTCATCTCGGCGATCCCGCGCTTGATACGGCAGATTGGGCAGAGCCCACCGCCGACACATTCGGCCCTGGTAACATGCGCGTCGATTTCCTGCTGCCCTCCGCTGATGTCACAGTCAGCGATGCAGGCGTCTTCTGGCCAGCGCCCACATCCGCGGACCACGCGCTCGCCCTTGCTGCCAGCCGTCATCGCCTCGTCTGGATTGATATCAAACTGCCGTAGAACGTCGCGCAGAGGCGTGCCTTCAAACTCTCGCAAAAGCGCCTGCAGCTTGGCCCCAGAAAGCGTATGGGACGCACTCGAAGCTGGGCTTGCACCTTATGTTTCTTGACCCTCCCCTCGCCAGCCGCTAGCTCAGAGCCAAGCTTTTCAAACGAGGAACCACATTATGAGCAACCCTTCGCTTCTTATTCTTCCCGGTGACGGCATCGGCCCCGAAGTTATGGCCGAAGTCCGCAAGATCATCGACTGGTATGGCGCAAACCGCGGCCTCGCCTTTGACGTCAGCGAAGACCTCGTCGGCGGCGCAGCCTATGACGCGCACGGAACGCCCCTGCATGACGACACAATGGCCAAAGCCCAAGAGGTTGACGCCGTTCTCCTCGGCGCCGTTGGTGGACCCAAGTATGATGTGCTCGACTTCTCCGTAAAGCCAGAGCGCGGCCTTCTGCGCCTGCGCAAAGAAATGGACCTCTTCTCAAACCTGCGCCCCGCGCAGTGCTTTGACGCGCTGGCCGATTTCTCCTCGCTCAAGAAAGACGTGGTCGCGGGTCTTGATATCATGATCGTGCGCGAGCTGACGTCAGGCGTTTACTTTGGCGAACCACGCGGCATTTTTGAAGAAGGCAATGAGCGCGTCGGTATCAACACGCAGCGCTACACCGAAAGCGAAATCGCCCGCGTGGCGCGCTCCGCCTTTGAACTCGCGCGCAAGCGTGGCAACAAAGTTTGCTCAATGGAAAAAGCCAACGTCATGGAATCAGGCATTCTCTGGCGCGATGTTGTGACAGAAGTTCACCAAGCCGAATACGCCGACGTCGAGCTTTCTCACATGTATGCCGACGCAGGCGCGATGCAGCTCTGCCGCTGGCCCAAGCAGTTTGACGTGATCGTGACAGACAACCTCTTCGGGGATCTCTTGTCTGACATGGCCGCAATGCTCACAGGTAGCTTGGGCATGCTGCCCTCAGCCTCGCTTGGCGTGCCAATGGCCAATGGCCGCCCCAAGGCGCTCTATGAGCCAGTACACGGCTCCGCCCCCGATATTGCGGGCCAAGGCAAAGCCAACCCGATCGCCTGTGTGCTCAGCTTCGCTATGGCTCTGCGCTACAGCTTTGATCAGGGCGCTGAAGCCGACCGCTTGGAAAAAGCCGTCGAAAAAGTTCTCGCCGATGGCCTGCGCACAGCAGATCTTCTCGGAGAAGAAGGTGTCAGCGCGATCAGCACCTCCGAGATGGGTGATGCCATCGTTGCGGCTCTCACAGCCAGCCTCTAAGGCACCTACATGTCACAAACGGCTCCGCCTCTCGCGGGGCCGTTTTGCGTTCAGGCGCTCAGCCCCAGCTCTGAAACCGCCTCGCTCAAGCCCGCCCGAAAGAGCTGTGCTGATGGCGAGACATCCTCCTCCGCCCGCGTCATAACCCCCACTGGTCCCGCGGTAATCCCTGTTTCAATGGGCAGCTGCTCCAAGAGCCCACTTGCGATATCGCCTGCGACAACACTTTGGGAAATGATCCAGACCGCCTCGCTCGCCCGCGTCAGCCCACGACCATAATCGCCCGAAACACTCTCAATCCGATATGGCAACTCGGCCACCCCTTCAGCAATGAAGAGCCTATCCACCAAAGGCCGAATCGCCGCGCGCTCTGTCGGATAGATCACAAGCTGGTCGCGCAGCGCCGCAAGCCGCCGCTCGCCACACAGCGGATGCCCCGTGCGCACAACGAAAGCCACCTGCTCGCTATAAAGCTGCGTAAAGCTGATCCCTGTCATCGTCGCGGGCGGGCCCATCCGGCCAACAACCAGATCAAGCGCCCCAGCGCGCAACCGCTCCATCAAAAAACCGTGCGGCCCATCCTCCACCTTCAGGACTGTCTCAGGTTCCTTCTCTCGAAACTTCAAGCTCGCCAGTGGTAAAACCCGCGCTGCAACGCTTGGCATCGCACCCACAGAAAGAGCCCCCGAGCCCCCTGCCTTAAGCCGCGTCACGCCGTCAAAGCCTTGCCGGAGTGCCGACAGGCTGGCCTCAGCACCTTTCAGAAAAACGGCCCCCTCAGCACTCAGCTCTACGCCACCACGCCCACGGCTCATAAGGCTTGCACCAAGAATATCCTCAAGCTCTTTGAGAATTTTGGAGATCGCAGGCTGTGTCAGCCCAAGCGCCTCGCCCGCCCCCTTGAGACTTTTGTGGCGGGCTATCTCGGCAAAGGCCTCAATATGGCGAAGCTTGATACGGCGGTCCATTACTTTCCTTTTTGGGCAACTATATCGCCATCTAATTCATTTTACATATCAAATTTGACCATTAAAGTTCACGAACTTTCTAGAAAGGCAGACCATGCGTACCCAAGTCGTCATCATCGGCGGTGGCCCCTCTGGCCTCCTCCTCGGACAGCTCCTCCACACCCAAGGCATCGACGCCGTGGTGCTGGAGCGCAAAACGCGTGACTATGTCCTGAGCCGCATCCGTGCAGGCATCCTTGAGACAGGCACAATTAGCCTGATGCACCAAGCAGGCGTTGGCGCACGGCTTGAGGCGGAGGGCTTTGTGCATGACGGCACGATCATCTCCTATGGGGACGAAGAGTTCACCATCAATTTCAAAGAACACACCGATACATCTGTCGTCGTTTACGGCCAAACAGAAGTCACCCGTGATCTGTATGACGCGCGCGAAGCCGCTGGCTTGCGGACACTCTTCAATGTCGAACAGGTCGAAATCCACGGCGCCGACACAGACAAAGCCTACGTCACTTATAATGTCTGCGGAGAGACCCATCGCATTGATTGCGACTTTATCGCTGGCTGCGATGGCTTTCACGGTGTCTCACGCCAAACCATACCGCTGTCCGTGCGCCGTGAATACGAGAAGGTTTACCCCTTCGGCTGGCTTGGCATCCTCTCAGAGACACCCCCCGTCAACGACGAACTGATTTATGCCGCCTCCGAGCGCGGTTTTGCCCTCTGCTCCATGCGCAACGCCAAGCTCAGCCGCTATTATATCCAGTGCTCGCTCTCGGACAAACCCGAAGACTGGACAGACGAAGCCTTCTGGCAAGAGCTGAAGCGCCGCATACCAGCCCAGCACGCCGAAAAGCTTGTCACAGGACCAAGCATCGAAAAGTCCATCGCGCCCTTGCGCAGCTTTGTGACTGAGCCAATGCGCTGGGGCCGCCTCTTTCTCTGTGGTGATGCGGCCCATATCGTCCCACCCACGGGCGCCAAGGGGCTCAACACTGCCGCAAGCGATATTCACTATCTCTTTGAGGGCCTCAAACAACACTACCTTGAGAACAATAGCGCAGGACTGGAGACCTACAGCGAGAAGGCCCTCGCCCGCGTCTGGAAGGCCGAGCGATTCTCGTGGTGGATGACAAATCTTCTGCACCGCTTCCCCGATCAGACCGAGTTTGATCTCAAAATGCAAAAGGCCGACATCGACTTTTTGCGCAGCAACAAATCCGCGCAAAGCGTCATGGCCCAAAATTACATAGGCCTGCCCTACTAGGAGTCTGATTATGAGTGACCGTTACAATAAGGGTATGAACGTGCGCCGCCATATCCTCGGCGAGGCCCATGTCGCCCGTGCCGAAGCCGCCAAAACCGAGTTTGACACTCCATTTCAAGAGCTGATCACAGAAACCGCTTGGGGCAATGTCTGGGCCTCCGACGGCATCCCTGATCGCGAGCGTTCGATGCTGACCCTTGCGCTTCTCGCCGCCTTAGGCAACTTTGACGAGATCCCGATGCACATCCGCGCCACAGCGCGCACGGGCGCAAGCAAGACAGACGTTCTTGAAGTCTTCCAACACGTCGCGCTCTATGCAGGCGTGCCACGCGCCAACCACGCGCTAAAACTGGCCAAAGAGACATATGCCGAAATGGAGGCAGACACATGAAACCAGCCGAGTTCTACCAGCGTGACCGCAACTGGCATCCGCCTGCCCTCACGCCGCCTTACAAAACATCGGTCGCCCGTTCGCCGCGCTATTCGCTCATCTCGCTGGAAAATACCCCAAGCGAAATCACAGGTCCGCGCTTTGGCCACAATGATATCGACCCGCTCGATAACGACCTTCTCAGCAACTACGCCAAAGCAGGCGAGAGCCCCATCGGCGAGCGCATTATCGTTCATGGCCGTGTCTTGGATGAAAACGCCCGCCCCGTGCCCAACACGTTGGTCGAAGTCTGGCAAGCCAACGCAGGCGGACGCTACCGCCACAAAAAAGATACCTATCTCGCCCCGATTGATCCGAACTTTGGCGGCTGCGGGCGCACGTTGTCCGACGCCGACGGCTATTACTACTTCCGCACAGTCAAACCTGGCGCCTACCCTTGGCGCAACGGTATCAATGATTGGCGCCCCGCGCATATCCATGTCTCAGTTTTTGGCTCGGGCTTCGCACAGCGCCTCATCACCCAGCTTTATTTTGAAGGCGACCCGCTCATCGCACGCTGTCCGATTGTCCAGACAATCCCCGATCCAGCCGCGATAGACCAGCTCACAGCAAAGCTTGATATGAACGCAACGATTCCGCTCGATACAATTGCTTATCGCTTCGATATCGTCCTGCGCGGCCGCCGCTCGACGCTCTTTGAAAACAAGCTGGAGGGGAATTGATATGAGCAACGGGCCAAAATACCTTAAAGAAACCCCCTCCCAAACCGCTGGGCCCTATGTTCACATCGGCCTCGCACCGGGGGCGGCTGGCTTTGATATCTACCGCGAAGAGCTTGGCCACGACATCACTGGCCCCAATGCAGCGGGTGAACGCATCCGCGTCGAAGGCCTCGTGATCGACGGGACAGGTGCGCCTGTGAAAGACGTGCTGCTTGAAGCATGGCAGGCCAATGCGGCAGGCGTCTATGCACATCCCGAAAGCGCGGGCGAAGTAGAACAAGGCTTTCGCGGCTGGGGCCGTGTCATCACTGATTTTGCCACAGGCGAATGGGGCTTTGATACGGTGAAGCCAGGAGCAACCCTCGGCCGCAACGGGCAGATGCAAGCGCCCCATATCAACCTCTGGATCGTCGCGCGCGGCATAAACGTGGGCCTCAACACGCGGCTCTATTTTGAAGACGAAGACAACAGTTCCGATCCCGTCCTGAACTCGATCGAATGGGAACATCGCAGAGCAACTCTTGTGGCCAAACGCACAGGCAACACCTACCGCTTTGACATCCGCCTCCAAGGCGACGGCGAAACAGTATTCTTCGATATTTAAGGCATCTCAATGACCAAACCCTGCATTCTCTGCTGCGCCATCACTGGCTCTGTCCCGACCAAAGCGAACAACCCAGCTGTGCCCACAACAATCGCAGAGCAAGTCGAAAGTTCCCTCGCCGCCATTGAGGCGGGCGCAAGTATCATCCACGCTCACGTACGCAACGAAGACGAAACGCCCAGTTCGGACCCCGAGAAGTTCGCCCGCCTTCAAGAAGAGCTGCGCAAGCATGCTCCCGAAGCAATCTTGCAGTTCTCCACGGGCGGTCGCTCTGGTGCAGGCCATGAGCGCGGCGGGATGCTGTCTTTGCGCCCCGATATGGCCTCGCTCTCCGTGGGTTCCAACAACTTCCCAACGCGGGTCTATGAGAACAGCCCTGATCTTGTCGCATGGCTCGCCTCCGAGATGGTCAAATACGAGATCACGCCAGAGATCGAGGCTTTTGATCTCTCTCACATCCTCCAAGCGATCCGCCTTCACTCCGAAGGCACGCTCTTTGGAAAGCTCTATGTGCAGTTCGTCATGGGCGTGAAAAACGCCATGCCCGCTGATAAAGAGGTCTTCGATTATTATGTGCAGATGATGAAGTCCCGCGCACCAAACGCCGAATGGTGCGCCGCTGGCATCGGGCCAAACCAGAT
This genomic window from Lentibacter algarum contains:
- the leuC gene encoding 3-isopropylmalate dehydratase large subunit, coding for MSPKTLYDKIWDAHVAHEAEDGTCLLYIDRHLVHEVTSPQAFEGLRMTGRKVRAPEKTIAVPDHNVPTTLDRAKGIENEESRIQVDALDKNAREFGVHYYPVSDVRQGIVHIVGPEQGWTLPGMTVVCGDSHTATHGAFGALAHGIGTSEVEHVLATQTLIQKKSKNMKVEITGKLMPGVTAKDITLAVIGETGTAGGTGYVIEYCGEAISDLSMEGRMTVCNMAIEGGARAGLIAPDETTYAYVKGRPHAPKGAQWEAALNWWKTLYTDEDAVFDKVVTLKGEDIQPVVTWGTSPEDVLPITGVVPHPESFKGGKVDAAKRALEYMGLTAGQKLTDIQIDTVFIGSCTNGRIEDLRAAAAILKGKKIKDGMRAMIVPGSGLVRAQAEEEGLADIFKEAGFEWRLAGCSMCLAMNPDQLSEGERCAATSNRNFEGRQGYKGRTHLVSPAMAAAAAITGHLTDIRDMI
- the leuD gene encoding 3-isopropylmalate dehydratase small subunit; protein product: MDKFEKLSGIAAPMPLVNIDTDMIIPKVFLKSIARTGFGKNLFDEMRYNRDGTEVADFVLNQPAYREAQILVAGDNFGCGSSREHAPWAIADFGIKAVISTSFADIFYNNCFKNGILPIVLPQEAVDVLMKDAEKGANARMDVDLEAQTVTTSDGDVFAFEVDAFKKHCLLEGLDDIALTMEKAAAIDTFEATASQSRPWV
- a CDS encoding endonuclease/exonuclease/phosphatase family protein, with amino-acid sequence MSRKEAQALAARDVITRTDPDILVLSDFDYDAELSALRAFADLLAETAAPYPYAFARRPNTGWATGLDMDGDGRLGGPRDSQGFGYFAGQGGLAVLSRFPIDEPHLQDFSALLWRDFPEALLPTHASGAPFPSDAALAAQRLSTTAHWSLPVTLSSGPLTLLISQATPPVFDGAEDRNGKRNHDENALWLHHIEGRLGTPPSGPFVLAFGANLDPADGAGRREVMQALLTHPQLQDPRPKSQGAASAATPAHLGDPALDTADWAEPTADTFGPGNMRVDFLLPSADVTVSDAGVFWPAPTSADHALALAASRHRLVWIDIKLP
- the leuB gene encoding 3-isopropylmalate dehydrogenase encodes the protein MSNPSLLILPGDGIGPEVMAEVRKIIDWYGANRGLAFDVSEDLVGGAAYDAHGTPLHDDTMAKAQEVDAVLLGAVGGPKYDVLDFSVKPERGLLRLRKEMDLFSNLRPAQCFDALADFSSLKKDVVAGLDIMIVRELTSGVYFGEPRGIFEEGNERVGINTQRYTESEIARVARSAFELARKRGNKVCSMEKANVMESGILWRDVVTEVHQAEYADVELSHMYADAGAMQLCRWPKQFDVIVTDNLFGDLLSDMAAMLTGSLGMLPSASLGVPMANGRPKALYEPVHGSAPDIAGQGKANPIACVLSFAMALRYSFDQGAEADRLEKAVEKVLADGLRTADLLGEEGVSAISTSEMGDAIVAALTASL
- the pcaQ gene encoding pca operon transcription factor PcaQ, coding for MDRRIKLRHIEAFAEIARHKSLKGAGEALGLTQPAISKILKELEDILGASLMSRGRGGVELSAEGAVFLKGAEASLSALRQGFDGVTRLKAGGSGALSVGAMPSVAARVLPLASLKFREKEPETVLKVEDGPHGFLMERLRAGALDLVVGRMGPPATMTGISFTQLYSEQVAFVVRTGHPLCGERRLAALRDQLVIYPTERAAIRPLVDRLFIAEGVAELPYRIESVSGDYGRGLTRASEAVWIISQSVVAGDIASGLLEQLPIETGITAGPVGVMTRAEEDVSPSAQLFRAGLSEAVSELGLSA
- the pobA gene encoding 4-hydroxybenzoate 3-monooxygenase, whose amino-acid sequence is MRTQVVIIGGGPSGLLLGQLLHTQGIDAVVLERKTRDYVLSRIRAGILETGTISLMHQAGVGARLEAEGFVHDGTIISYGDEEFTINFKEHTDTSVVVYGQTEVTRDLYDAREAAGLRTLFNVEQVEIHGADTDKAYVTYNVCGETHRIDCDFIAGCDGFHGVSRQTIPLSVRREYEKVYPFGWLGILSETPPVNDELIYAASERGFALCSMRNAKLSRYYIQCSLSDKPEDWTDEAFWQELKRRIPAQHAEKLVTGPSIEKSIAPLRSFVTEPMRWGRLFLCGDAAHIVPPTGAKGLNTAASDIHYLFEGLKQHYLENNSAGLETYSEKALARVWKAERFSWWMTNLLHRFPDQTEFDLKMQKADIDFLRSNKSAQSVMAQNYIGLPY
- the pcaC gene encoding 4-carboxymuconolactone decarboxylase gives rise to the protein MSDRYNKGMNVRRHILGEAHVARAEAAKTEFDTPFQELITETAWGNVWASDGIPDRERSMLTLALLAALGNFDEIPMHIRATARTGASKTDVLEVFQHVALYAGVPRANHALKLAKETYAEMEADT
- the pcaH gene encoding protocatechuate 3,4-dioxygenase subunit beta, with the translated sequence MKPAEFYQRDRNWHPPALTPPYKTSVARSPRYSLISLENTPSEITGPRFGHNDIDPLDNDLLSNYAKAGESPIGERIIVHGRVLDENARPVPNTLVEVWQANAGGRYRHKKDTYLAPIDPNFGGCGRTLSDADGYYYFRTVKPGAYPWRNGINDWRPAHIHVSVFGSGFAQRLITQLYFEGDPLIARCPIVQTIPDPAAIDQLTAKLDMNATIPLDTIAYRFDIVLRGRRSTLFENKLEGN
- the pcaG gene encoding protocatechuate 3,4-dioxygenase subunit alpha gives rise to the protein MSNGPKYLKETPSQTAGPYVHIGLAPGAAGFDIYREELGHDITGPNAAGERIRVEGLVIDGTGAPVKDVLLEAWQANAAGVYAHPESAGEVEQGFRGWGRVITDFATGEWGFDTVKPGATLGRNGQMQAPHINLWIVARGINVGLNTRLYFEDEDNSSDPVLNSIEWEHRRATLVAKRTGNTYRFDIRLQGDGETVFFDI
- a CDS encoding 3-keto-5-aminohexanoate cleavage protein, with the translated sequence MTKPCILCCAITGSVPTKANNPAVPTTIAEQVESSLAAIEAGASIIHAHVRNEDETPSSDPEKFARLQEELRKHAPEAILQFSTGGRSGAGHERGGMLSLRPDMASLSVGSNNFPTRVYENSPDLVAWLASEMVKYEITPEIEAFDLSHILQAIRLHSEGTLFGKLYVQFVMGVKNAMPADKEVFDYYVQMMKSRAPNAEWCAAGIGPNQIVVNEWAIAAGGHTRAGLEDNMRLDRDTLAPSNAALIARAAALCDKYERPVATAAQAREMLGLRLA